Proteins co-encoded in one Nicotiana sylvestris chromosome 7, ASM39365v2, whole genome shotgun sequence genomic window:
- the LOC104239119 gene encoding uncharacterized protein codes for MGKVMEKGNICLKLLVDSKAHRVLFAETGKDFVDFLFNLLKLPIGCFVGQPSIKSVCGSLGNIIPIMKNSGSNYMQLNELGNVQDIMTWMITDNLFVTPSSAAFAIPVLKALKPQIDAVEERIIDFQISDLEHEFLLVSLKSETVLTDIFLRQTGWRKSKDGENCSVKLIVDNKAKRVLFVEAGKDFFCFLISLLQLPTGTIINRTTTDRSIRTMVGCIGNIYRSVKNLNEAYMHSNQTKDELLLASGSKSWSEALQLLHELTSMSEAIPNKLLDSDEGYVKGLITYMVTDNLFVRPLSLISGLSKLNMVNNPVSTSKLEVRTVEFGVNEALKFVEVSLRSETVLSDVFLGRNELAVVAAAN; via the exons ATGGGGAAAGTCATGGAAAAGGGAAACATTTGCTTGAAGCTGTTGGTTGATAGCAAAGCTCATAGAGTTCTGTTTGCTGAAACTGGAAAAGACTTCGTTGATTTCTTATTTAACCTACTCAAATTACCAATTGGATGTTTTGTTGGGCAGCCTAGTATTAAATCCGTGTGTGGTTCTCTTGGCAACATAATCCCGATTATGAAAAACTCGGGTTCTAATTACATGCAGCTTAATGAGCTTGGTAATGTCCAGGATATTATGACATGGATGATCACAGATAATCTCTTTGTTACACCATCTTCTGCAGCCTTTGCAATCCCCGTGTTAAAAGCATTAAAGCCCCAAATTGATGCAGTAGAAGAAAGGATAATTGATTTTCAGATCAGTGATTTG GAGCACGAGTTCTTGCTGGTTTCTTTGAAGTCAGAAACAGTTCTAACTGACATTTTTCTTCGGCAGACTGGTTGGAGAAAATCCAAAGATG GAGAAAATTGCAGTGTGAAGCTTATAGTTGACAATAAAGCTAAAAGAGTCCTCTTTGTTGAAGCTGGAAAGGACTTCTTTTGTTTCCTGATCAGCTTACTTCAACTTCCAACTGGAACTATTATCAACCGAACTACTACTGATAGAAGTATAAGAACTATGGTTGGCTGTATTGGAAATATATACAGAAGTGTTAAAAATTTAAATGAAGCTTACATGCACTCAAATCAAACAAAGGATGAACTCCTCTTGGCAAGTGgatcaaaatcttggtctgaagCCTTGCAGTTATTGCACG AGCTTACAAGCATGTCTGAAGCTATTCCAAACAAGCTTTTGGATAGTGATGAGGGTTATGTTAAAGGACTAATCACTTATATGGTAACTGATAATTTGTTCGTAAGGCCTTTATCTTTAATATCTGGCTTGTCGAAGCTCAATATGGTCAATAATCCTGTATCAACTTCTAAGCTTGAAGTAAGGACTGTGGAGTTTGGTGTTAATGAG GCTCTAAAGTTTGTAGAAGTCTCCTTGCGATCAGAGACAGTCCTAAGTGATGTATTTCTTGGAAGGAATGAGCTTGCCGTTGTTGCTGCGGCTAACTGA